A region of Aliivibrio fischeri DNA encodes the following proteins:
- the ushA gene encoding bifunctional UDP-sugar hydrolase/5'-nucleotidase UshA — protein sequence MMERLSLKTAIAAALVTTLAGCATTSEPAWQEDTTYKITVLHTNDNHGRFWQNKYGEYGMAARKTLIDDIRTEVQAEGGSVLLLSGGDINTGVPESDLQDAEPDFKGMNKIGYDAIALGNHEFDNPLDVLQKQIDWAEFPMLSANIYDKKTGERMYQAYEIFEKQGIKIAVVGLTTEDTAKIGNPEYIGSLEFRDPKLEAKKVIAELNETEKPDLIFAVTHMGHYENGERGINAPGDVALARSLDMGELDMIVGGHSQEPVCMEGPNLIKKNFKPGDECKPDQQNGTWIVQAHEWGKYVGKADFEFRNGELEMVSYDLIPVNLKKKVNIDGKKQRVFIEDEIEQDAELLAFLKPFQEKGQGQLNVKIASTNGKLEGDRNVVRFEQTNLGRLIATSHMVRAKADFAVMNSGGVRDSIEAGDVTYKDVLTVQPFGNIVTYADMTGKEVLDYLNVVATKPVDSGAYAQFAGIKMTVENGKVSNVFIGGKQLRLDETYRFTVPSYNAAGGDGYPKISDHPGYVNTGFVDAEVLKDFLETNSPIDVNEFAPHGDIVYK from the coding sequence ATGATGGAACGTCTTTCTCTAAAAACAGCTATTGCAGCTGCATTGGTAACAACTTTAGCTGGTTGTGCGACAACGTCTGAACCTGCTTGGCAAGAAGATACAACATATAAAATCACAGTATTGCATACCAATGATAACCATGGTCGTTTTTGGCAGAACAAATATGGTGAGTATGGAATGGCTGCTCGTAAAACGTTGATCGATGACATTCGAACTGAAGTGCAAGCAGAAGGGGGCAGTGTGCTTCTTTTATCTGGTGGTGATATTAACACTGGTGTACCAGAATCAGATTTACAAGATGCAGAACCTGATTTCAAAGGCATGAATAAAATTGGTTATGATGCGATTGCATTAGGTAACCACGAATTTGATAATCCACTGGATGTACTGCAAAAACAAATTGATTGGGCTGAGTTCCCAATGTTATCTGCCAATATCTATGATAAAAAAACTGGCGAACGTATGTATCAAGCATACGAAATCTTTGAAAAACAAGGTATTAAAATCGCTGTAGTTGGTTTAACAACAGAAGATACAGCAAAAATTGGTAACCCTGAGTACATCGGTAGTCTTGAATTCCGCGATCCTAAATTGGAAGCAAAGAAAGTGATTGCTGAATTAAATGAAACTGAAAAACCTGACCTTATTTTTGCCGTAACTCATATGGGACACTATGAAAATGGTGAGCGTGGTATTAATGCTCCAGGTGATGTTGCTCTAGCGCGTTCTTTGGATATGGGTGAGTTAGATATGATTGTGGGTGGTCACTCGCAAGAGCCTGTATGTATGGAAGGCCCTAACTTAATTAAGAAAAACTTTAAGCCGGGTGATGAGTGTAAACCAGACCAGCAAAATGGTACATGGATTGTTCAAGCTCACGAATGGGGTAAATACGTAGGTAAAGCTGATTTTGAGTTCCGTAATGGTGAATTAGAAATGGTTAGCTATGATCTTATTCCTGTTAACTTGAAGAAAAAAGTAAATATCGATGGTAAAAAACAACGTGTATTTATTGAAGATGAAATTGAACAAGATGCAGAGTTACTTGCTTTCTTAAAACCGTTCCAAGAAAAAGGACAAGGCCAACTTAATGTTAAGATTGCTTCAACTAATGGCAAATTAGAAGGTGATCGTAATGTTGTTCGTTTTGAACAAACTAACTTAGGTCGCTTGATTGCTACATCACATATGGTTCGTGCAAAAGCTGATTTTGCAGTAATGAACTCTGGTGGTGTACGTGATTCAATTGAAGCGGGTGATGTAACTTACAAAGACGTATTAACGGTTCAACCATTTGGCAATATCGTAACTTATGCGGATATGACGGGTAAAGAAGTGTTAGATTACCTTAACGTAGTTGCGACTAAGCCTGTTGATTCTGGTGCCTATGCTCAATTTGCTGGCATTAAAATGACTGTTGAAAATGGTAAAGTATCAAATGTATTTATTGGTGGTAAGCAATTACGCCTAGATGAAACATATCGTTTTACAGTACCAAGCTATAACGCTGCTGGTGGCGATGGATATCCAAAAATTTCAGATCACCCTGGCTATGTAAATACAGGCTTTGTTGATGCAGAAGTACTTAAAGATTTCCTAGAAACAAACAGTCCTATTGATGTGAATGAATTTGCTCCACACGGTGATATTGTTTACAAATAG
- the smrA gene encoding DNA endonuclease SmrA: MPHTDEFSLFQEMMGDVKPIKQDIVTPLTSPHKATESQLARKEAAQALSETDPDFLSLDNAPLLQPDDIIEFKRDGVQDGVYRKVRLGKYEIQARLDLHKRTLKQARDEVLHFLKQCQKMDVRFAVIVHGKGAKSNPPALVKSHVAQWLPQIKEVMCVHSAKAQHGGSGAVYILLRKSAEKKLENREKHQKRSA; encoded by the coding sequence ATGCCTCATACAGATGAATTTTCACTATTCCAAGAGATGATGGGAGATGTAAAACCCATTAAACAAGATATAGTGACACCACTAACCTCTCCCCATAAAGCAACAGAATCTCAATTAGCACGTAAAGAGGCAGCGCAAGCATTATCAGAAACGGATCCAGATTTTCTGTCTTTAGATAATGCACCATTATTACAACCTGACGATATCATTGAGTTTAAACGCGATGGCGTTCAAGATGGCGTATATCGAAAAGTTCGTCTCGGTAAATATGAAATTCAAGCACGTTTAGACTTACACAAACGCACATTAAAACAAGCTAGAGATGAAGTGCTTCATTTTTTAAAACAATGCCAGAAAATGGATGTACGCTTTGCTGTTATCGTTCATGGTAAAGGTGCAAAATCCAATCCTCCGGCATTAGTTAAAAGTCATGTTGCTCAATGGCTTCCGCAAATAAAAGAAGTGATGTGCGTACATTCAGCTAAAGCACAACATGGTGGATCGGGAGCGGTATATATCCTATTAAGGAAAAGCGCAGAAAAGAAATTAGAGAACAGAGAAAAGCATCAAAAACGCAGTGCATAA
- a CDS encoding DUF411 domain-containing protein encodes MKNVKKIAFTSLMLISSSAFAATEVTSYKSPYCGCCTEWEQHMKDNGYDVKTEKHEDMSAIKKKLGVDPRLTSCHTAVIDGYVFEGHIPASDIKEFLADPRDYKGLAVPGMPMGSPGMEYGDKKDKYQVVAFKENGKLALFNTHN; translated from the coding sequence ATGAAAAACGTAAAAAAAATAGCTTTCACTTCTCTTATGTTAATAAGCTCATCTGCATTTGCAGCAACCGAAGTTACTTCTTACAAATCCCCTTACTGCGGTTGTTGCACTGAATGGGAACAACACATGAAAGATAACGGTTATGACGTTAAAACTGAAAAGCATGAAGACATGAGTGCGATTAAGAAAAAACTAGGTGTTGATCCTCGTCTTACTTCTTGTCATACCGCTGTCATTGATGGTTATGTATTTGAAGGCCATATTCCAGCATCTGATATTAAAGAATTTCTTGCTGATCCTCGTGACTACAAAGGATTAGCCGTTCCAGGTATGCCAATGGGCTCTCCAGGTATGGAATATGGAGATAAAAAAGACAAATACCAAGTTGTGGCGTTTAAAGAAAATGGAAAATTAGCGTTATTTAATACGCATAACTAG
- a CDS encoding copper-translocating P-type ATPase translates to MDTLVALGTGSAWLYSMALVLFPEFFPEQARHVYFEATAMILGLITLGNLIETKARNRTSNAIEKLINLQPQTATVIIDSQEVTLPVTQVVEGMVIKIKPGEKIPVDGTILSGESYLDEAMLTGEPIPSLKSLGNAVHAGTINQQGSFTFKTTKVGEHTMLARIITMVRNAQSSKPKLAKLADKISSIFVPSVMIIAILSALIWYNFGPEPTSSYMLVVATTVLIIACPCALGLATPMSVTVGIGKAAEFGALIKDADVLQTASTIDTVVVDKTGTLTEGKPRVNHVTLFNQYDEKEVISLAAAVETHSEHPLALAVVNYLNDNHWIPLTSTNFTAELGLGASAIVNGNLIFIGNHRYLTKNNIPTPDVSISPSATPLYVANEQECIGVIQVSDAIRLDSKAAIKQFNQLGIDVVMLTGDRKETAEHVAKELGINQIIAGVLPDGKAQAIQELQKQGKKVAMIGDGINDAPALAQAEVGIAMGNGSDVAIESAHLTLMNHSLLTAVNAITLSKATMRNMKQNLFGAFIYNTIGIPVAAGILFPFTGMLLSPVVAGAAMALSSITVVTNANRLRLFTPQPQQK, encoded by the coding sequence ATGGATACCTTAGTTGCATTAGGCACAGGCTCTGCTTGGCTATATTCCATGGCACTAGTTCTTTTTCCTGAATTCTTCCCAGAACAAGCTCGTCATGTGTATTTTGAAGCAACAGCAATGATCTTAGGCTTAATTACACTGGGTAATCTCATTGAAACTAAAGCCAGAAATCGCACGTCAAATGCCATTGAAAAACTGATCAACTTACAACCACAAACGGCTACCGTTATTATTGATAGCCAAGAGGTTACCTTGCCTGTCACTCAAGTGGTTGAAGGAATGGTAATTAAAATTAAACCCGGTGAAAAAATTCCCGTTGATGGCACTATCTTGAGTGGTGAGAGCTATCTTGATGAAGCCATGTTAACTGGAGAGCCAATACCGAGCTTAAAATCCTTAGGTAATGCCGTACATGCCGGTACCATCAATCAACAAGGAAGCTTTACCTTTAAAACGACGAAAGTTGGTGAGCACACCATGCTCGCTCGTATTATTACTATGGTACGAAATGCACAGAGCAGTAAACCTAAATTAGCTAAATTGGCAGATAAAATATCATCAATCTTTGTTCCGAGCGTTATGATTATCGCAATTCTATCCGCTCTTATTTGGTATAACTTTGGTCCAGAGCCAACATCAAGTTACATGTTAGTTGTCGCCACTACGGTTCTAATTATTGCTTGTCCTTGCGCCCTTGGATTAGCAACGCCTATGTCGGTAACCGTAGGAATTGGTAAAGCAGCTGAATTTGGTGCATTAATTAAAGATGCTGACGTACTTCAAACTGCAAGCACCATCGATACGGTTGTTGTAGATAAAACAGGAACATTAACGGAAGGGAAACCAAGGGTAAATCACGTCACCCTTTTCAACCAATACGATGAAAAAGAAGTAATTTCACTCGCAGCAGCAGTCGAAACTCATTCTGAGCATCCATTGGCGTTAGCGGTTGTGAATTATTTAAATGACAACCATTGGATACCTCTTACTAGTACAAATTTTACTGCCGAACTGGGCCTAGGTGCATCAGCGATAGTAAATGGTAATCTCATATTTATTGGTAACCATCGTTACCTTACTAAGAACAACATACCAACTCCTGATGTATCTATTTCACCATCAGCTACGCCTTTATATGTGGCTAATGAGCAAGAGTGTATCGGGGTTATTCAGGTCAGTGATGCCATTCGCTTAGATTCCAAAGCTGCTATCAAGCAATTTAACCAACTTGGTATTGATGTTGTCATGTTAACTGGCGATCGTAAAGAGACTGCAGAGCACGTAGCAAAAGAACTAGGGATCAATCAAATCATTGCTGGAGTATTACCGGATGGTAAAGCGCAAGCAATCCAAGAACTGCAAAAACAAGGCAAAAAAGTGGCCATGATAGGTGATGGTATTAATGATGCCCCAGCACTAGCACAAGCTGAAGTCGGCATTGCAATGGGTAATGGCAGCGATGTTGCAATTGAAAGTGCACATTTAACGTTAATGAATCACTCTTTATTAACTGCAGTCAATGCCATTACATTATCCAAAGCAACCATGAGAAATATGAAGCAAAATCTATTTGGTGCATTTATATACAATACCATTGGGATCCCTGTTGCGGCAGGCATTTTATTCCCATTTACTGGCATGCTACTAAGTCCAGTAGTTGCAGGCGCAGCAATGGCACTTTCATCTATAACGGTCGTCACCAATGCAAACCGGTTACGACTTTTTACTCCTCAACCTCAACAAAAATAA
- a CDS encoding cation transporter — MSQEFNLPLAGLNCGRCIAKIEKAFADNPHVQQYSVTKTDTKLTTSLSYQEVVKLITELGYSVPKAQDVTLYLSGLNCGKCVNKTKEALSGLSHSSITSISTTLLKLETTHSQQHIIDLIESIGFHASSVSPASDNQEEQTSLSDSSKTDNISHSSEKTTQLILSGMTCASCVSSVEKIIAQNKNVHSVTVNLAERTALVHGDIDVPTLIKSIEDGGYGAELSVSEEQRRERQKEQFLKITSEHKRNTILSLSIGAPLMLWGVFGGNMQISNTHDQIAWG; from the coding sequence ATGAGTCAAGAATTCAATCTGCCTTTAGCGGGATTAAACTGTGGTCGTTGTATTGCAAAAATAGAAAAAGCATTTGCAGATAATCCGCATGTACAGCAATACTCGGTAACTAAAACGGATACAAAGCTAACCACCAGTCTCTCTTATCAAGAGGTGGTTAAATTAATCACAGAGCTGGGATACTCCGTCCCTAAAGCACAAGATGTCACTCTTTATTTATCTGGATTAAATTGTGGTAAGTGCGTCAATAAAACCAAAGAAGCGTTAAGTGGTTTATCGCATTCCAGTATTACGTCTATTTCAACAACACTATTGAAATTAGAAACCACTCACTCGCAACAACACATTATCGACCTCATTGAGTCTATTGGCTTTCACGCAAGTTCCGTATCACCTGCATCTGATAATCAAGAGGAACAAACGTCTCTATCTGATAGCTCAAAAACAGACAATATCAGCCATTCATCAGAAAAAACGACACAATTAATATTGTCTGGAATGACGTGTGCGAGCTGCGTATCTTCTGTTGAAAAAATCATTGCACAAAATAAAAACGTACACTCAGTGACGGTTAATCTTGCTGAACGCACCGCGCTCGTTCATGGCGATATCGATGTACCGACATTAATCAAAAGCATTGAAGACGGCGGTTATGGAGCAGAACTAAGTGTCAGTGAAGAACAGCGTAGAGAGCGACAAAAAGAACAGTTTCTAAAAATAACCTCTGAACATAAAAGAAATACTATTTTATCATTAAGCATCGGTGCTCCGCTCATGTTGTGGGGCGTTTTCGGTGGCAATATGCAAATATCAAATACTCACGACCAAATCGCTTGGGGGTAA
- the cueR gene encoding Cu(I)-responsive transcriptional regulator yields MNISEVAKLTGLTAKAIRFYESKGIIKEASRGANGYRQYTQHQVDELLLIRRSRLVGFNLDECQELLNLSNNPNRRSADVKQKTLEKVSEIETKIEELERMKKTLLDLADTCPGDDSNDCPIIKGLTCCHENK; encoded by the coding sequence ATGAACATAAGTGAAGTAGCGAAATTAACTGGATTAACAGCAAAAGCAATTCGTTTTTATGAAAGTAAAGGGATAATAAAAGAGGCGAGTCGTGGCGCAAATGGGTATCGTCAATATACACAACATCAAGTAGATGAGTTGTTACTTATCCGTCGCTCAAGGTTAGTTGGGTTTAACTTAGATGAATGTCAAGAGCTGTTAAATTTATCGAATAATCCAAATAGACGAAGTGCGGATGTAAAACAAAAAACACTAGAAAAGGTTTCAGAAATAGAAACTAAGATAGAAGAGTTAGAAAGGATGAAGAAAACGTTATTAGATCTAGCTGATACATGTCCTGGTGATGATAGTAATGACTGTCCAATCATTAAAGGATTAACCTGTTGTCATGAGAATAAATAA
- a CDS encoding co-chaperone YbbN — protein sequence MQAEHSVELNEQNFQQIIESSVQTPVLIHFWAPMSQESLSVIPALQQLAQQYGDAVTLALLNCQEQQGLAQQFGVQTLPTIALFKNGQAVDGMGGPQTIEAIQDMLSKHLPSQEELQLGQAFKLVEEGEYQAALPMLLALLDHFGGNGQIKLHIAQCYIETQAYEQAESVLSEILMQDQDSKYKELVAKLELHKQAGNTPEIQALEEKHNADPTNTEVALELAIQYSQVNRQEEALEILMAILVNDLNAQDGQVKKVMMDILSALGQGNPIAGKFRRQLYSLLY from the coding sequence ATGCAAGCAGAACATAGCGTTGAATTGAACGAACAAAATTTCCAGCAAATTATAGAAAGCTCAGTGCAAACCCCTGTGTTGATTCACTTCTGGGCGCCAATGAGCCAAGAAAGCCTTTCTGTAATACCTGCACTTCAACAGCTTGCCCAACAATACGGTGATGCTGTTACCCTTGCCCTACTTAATTGCCAAGAACAACAAGGCCTTGCTCAACAATTTGGGGTGCAAACATTACCTACTATTGCTTTATTTAAAAATGGTCAAGCCGTAGATGGTATGGGGGGGCCTCAAACAATTGAAGCCATCCAAGATATGTTAAGCAAACACTTACCTAGTCAAGAAGAGCTTCAATTAGGTCAAGCGTTTAAGTTAGTTGAAGAGGGTGAATACCAAGCGGCCCTTCCTATGTTGCTTGCTTTATTAGATCATTTTGGTGGCAATGGGCAGATCAAGCTTCATATCGCTCAATGCTATATTGAAACACAAGCTTATGAGCAAGCTGAAAGCGTCTTGTCTGAAATTTTAATGCAAGATCAAGATAGTAAATATAAAGAATTAGTTGCTAAGCTTGAACTGCATAAGCAAGCAGGTAATACACCTGAAATCCAAGCACTAGAAGAAAAACACAACGCAGATCCAACTAATACAGAAGTCGCATTAGAGCTTGCTATTCAATACAGCCAAGTGAATCGCCAAGAAGAGGCGTTAGAGATTTTAATGGCGATATTAGTTAACGATCTTAATGCTCAAGATGGCCAAGTAAAAAAAGTGATGATGGATATTTTATCAGCTCTAGGTCAAGGTAACCCTATCGCTGGTAAATTCCGTCGCCAACTCTATTCTCTACTTTATTAA
- a CDS encoding SDR family oxidoreductase, translating into MKRSIFITGCSTGIGYTAAHQLQQHGFDVIASCRKEEDVIRLQKEGLTCLQLDYNDPQSVSDAVHKIKALTDGKLYALFNNGAYGQAGALEDLPRDVLKEQFEANFFGWHQLVTELLPIMREQNQGRIIQNSSVLGIVAMKYRGAYNASKFAIEGWTDTLRLELSDTNIKVCLIEPGPIETEFRSNALKAFNKWIDVENSPHKEKYLIQQQRLEKEKSGSAFVLPSTAVISPLLHALNSTKPKVRYRVTFPTYLFAFLKRILPTKILDKILNKSD; encoded by the coding sequence ATGAAGCGTTCTATATTTATAACTGGCTGCTCTACAGGTATCGGATATACCGCAGCTCACCAATTACAGCAACACGGCTTTGATGTTATCGCCTCATGTAGAAAAGAAGAAGATGTTATTCGACTTCAGAAGGAAGGGCTCACTTGCTTACAACTCGATTATAATGATCCTCAGAGCGTCAGTGATGCTGTGCACAAAATAAAAGCACTAACTGATGGAAAATTATACGCTTTATTTAATAATGGGGCTTATGGACAGGCAGGAGCACTCGAAGATCTACCTCGTGATGTCTTAAAAGAACAGTTCGAAGCTAATTTCTTTGGTTGGCATCAGTTAGTAACAGAATTACTCCCTATAATGAGAGAACAAAATCAAGGACGTATCATTCAAAACAGCTCTGTTTTAGGTATTGTTGCTATGAAATACCGTGGAGCTTATAACGCATCAAAATTTGCTATTGAAGGTTGGACAGATACGTTACGTCTAGAACTATCAGATACAAACATTAAAGTCTGCTTAATTGAACCTGGACCAATAGAAACCGAATTTCGTTCTAACGCATTGAAAGCATTTAATAAATGGATAGATGTAGAAAATAGCCCTCATAAGGAAAAATACCTTATTCAGCAACAAAGACTCGAAAAAGAAAAGTCAGGTAGTGCGTTTGTTTTACCATCAACCGCCGTCATTTCCCCATTACTACACGCCTTAAATTCCACAAAACCAAAAGTAAGGTATCGGGTTACCTTTCCAACGTATTTATTTGCATTTCTTAAACGTATTTTACCAACAAAAATCCTCGATAAGATCTTAAATAAGAGTGATTAA